Genomic segment of Methanobacterium spitsbergense:
TCTCTAAATCCACATTTGTTCAGGAGGAGTTTAGATGTTTCAATATCATCTCCAAAGGATTTTCCAGATATATTTTTTATACTATTTAGTTCCACCGAAGTTTCTGTTTCACCAAACCAGTGACTGTTTATTCGTTTCATCCTTTCATACCCTGCTTTTCTCATGAAAACTGCACGAATAGTGTCTTCCCGTGTACCATGAATTTGTGTAGCCCTACTCTGTGCAACCTCAGTAAGAGCTCTAATCGCTGCAACTTCGGGATCAAGATGAGTTCCAACACCCAATGTTAAAAGAGCAGGATCTTTAAGAACTGTGTCATCTGAAACTGCCGCAATAGTAGTTATCTTTACATCAGCCGTTAAATCAACAAGTTTCACATTTATTCCGGCATTCTTGAACATGGCCAAAATATCCTTGATTATTGGATTCTCTGTATTTTCACAGTTAATCTCTGGTTTCGACACACGTTTAGATTCGAAAATGCTCCATGCATCCCTTTCAACTACTTCCATTATTCCATGGAATACAGCTTCCTCTAACCTATTTCCCGATGCAAGGCCATTTGTATTGGATTGAAAAAGTTTAATATTATTTTTTGGAGTATAGGGATGATAAACGGCATTTGCAGGTATTAAAACATCGGAGTCATCTTTGAGATTTGTTGATGTAACCCATTCAAGATCAACTGTTTCAGGATCAAAGAGAACTTTGGGGAGAATCAAAGATCCAGGATGTAAATAACTATCTAATCTTTCATCTGAACCTTCAAAGACACCACAAACAAAATTTTGTCTACAATTATCATGTAATTCTGCAGAGTATCTTTCAAATGATTCCATCATAGCCGATGCTTTTGCTTGAGGTTTAGTAGCACCTTTACCTGCATATATGCTAACAGCACCATCTGCTGCTCCAGGTCTTATTGCAGAATAAACTGGAATTCCAACTCTGTCAAGATGAGTAATCTCTGCTACCCTAGTTACCCCGGCTACCCTCAACTTAGATTCAACATTTTTTATAGTCTCTTCCGGAGCTATCGCCCTATGAGTGCATCCAAAATATTTTACAGGTACTTCTTTTAACATTGAAATCACTTAGAAATATTAATAATCGGAATTAATCATTTAATAACCTTTTTACATTTGTAAATCCATTATTTTATAGTATATTTTAGATGTTAAATTCTTTTTGTAATCTAATAAAATTATTAAAAATAAATAGTATTAATAAATACCGAAATATGCTTTTACAGCTAAAATTATAGCCACAACAAATGTGATTCCCCATATAATTGGATTCCATCTTAAAACCTTAGCACCGTCAAATATACCCAATGGAATGAGGTTGAAAGCTGCTAATATACTGTTTATTATGAAACCGTATACAACAATGGTTCCAAATATGAATCCCATAATATCTGTGGGATTTTTGGTTACAAATGGTGTTAAAACCAGGAATAACAGTGCCAGTGCAATATTTACCAACGGGCCGGCGATGGATATTTTACCATTCTGTTCTCTTGAAATGTACTCCCCATGAATATATACAGCACCAGGCGCCACAAAAACGAATCCTAATATAAACGCCGTGAATAAGGCAAAAATCAATCCTTCTAACCACATTTTAAATTCTGCATAAAATCCATATCTAACTGCCACAAACTTGTGAGCAAGTTCGTGTAACACGAATCCCAATCCAACTGCAACGAGTAATGAAGGTATCAATAATATCAAATTCTCATTTATATTGCGACCATTAATGAGGTATGCGAATATGACTGCAATAACCAACATTGAGATGATTATGTCCCTAACCTCACGGGCTGTGAAACTGACCATAATTTATAGACCTAGCTTTACACATATAATGATTTCCATAATAAATAATATTAAGATTCAATATAGAATAATACACTATTAATTATTTCATATTTATCATCTCATGGAAAGTAGTTATAAATTATTATGCTAGATATATGGCCTTCGTTTCAGTAAAGATGCTAATAACTAATTTTAATTAACCAAAATCTTAATTTATTTCCCAAAAACAATGTTTTTTAGAAAGCCCAATTCCCATCTCTTACAACTAGATTATTCATAATTATAAACCATGTCATTATCATATCACATGGGAATTCTATAAAAATATTATCTCAGACCATATTAAATCATAAGATCGTGAGCATATAATAATTATCATCCAATTATTGAAATGAAATTCGAATTTAAATAAAACTTGAATACAACAATGGGATTAGAAGTGATAAAATGGCATGTGAATACTGTGGAAAAGGAGGATATGGTAAACTCATATTAGAAAAACCCAATTGGAAAATTTTTCTTGCCCCAAGTCAGAGGTATATGGGAACATGTGTAATTGCAATTAAAAGACATTGTAGTAATTTATCAGAACTTAAAGATGTTGAGTGGATTGAATTTTCCAAAATAGTCAAAGAAATGGAATCTGTTTTGTATAATATCTTCAAACCAACACTTTTCAATTGGAGCTGCTTCAAAAATGCAGCATTTAGGGTAGAAAATCCTCATCCAGAAGTTCACTGGCATTTGATTCCCAGATATGAGCTTGAAACTGAATTTAATGGTATTAAATTTGAAGATCCTGACTTTGGATATATTCCCCAACCGATAATAAGGGAAATTCCTGAGGAAGTTATGGAAAAAATGGTAAATGACATAAGAACCTATCTCAAATGATAAAATTTAATTTATATTAATTTTCTAAAAAAAATGAGGAGATCTAATGAATACCAAATTGAAACAAGTTATTGAATCAATGCACAAAGAGAATATAGATTCCATGATAGTATTAAAACCGGAGAATATAAGATATTTAACCGGATTCAGACCTTCAAGTTCTTCGATCTTGATATTAAAGGATAATCCTGTTCTTCTGGCATCCAAAATTGATCGGGAAGATGCATCTGGAAGATCATTGGTTAATCTAGAAGTTTACAAAGAATTTAAGGATGTAAAGAATTATTTGGAAGGTAAAATTGGAATTGAAAATTCTATGAACGTTGAAACGTATAAAAAACTTACTGGAGATTTTGAACTTGAAACAACAGATATTGTAGAAATTTCAAGAGCTGTTAAATCTAAATGGGAAGTTGAAAATATTGAAAAAGCCCTTCAAATAGCTGAAAAATCATTATTGGAATTGGAATTTTCAGGTACTGAAGTGGAGTTAGCTGCTCAGCTTGAATATAATATGAGAATTAATGATTCTGAAAGAGCATCTTTTGAAACTATTGTGGCATCCGGATCCAGATCAAGCCTTCCACATGGTTCCCCAACAAAAAATGAAGTTGAATATCCAATATTAATAGATTGGGGTGCGGTTTACAATAATTATTCCTCAGATACAACTAGAACAATTATCGAAACAGAAAAACAGGAGGAAATATTTAACATAGTATTGGAAGCACAGCAAACTGCAATTAAATCCATAAAACCCGGAGTAAAATCTTCAGAGATAGATAATATTGCCAGAGAGGTTATAACAGAATATGGGTATGGTGATGCTTTTATCCATTCAACAGGTCATGGTGTGGGACTTGAAATTCATGAAAAACCTTCTTTATCAAAAAATGATGAAGGTATACTTGAAAAGGACATGGTGGTCACTGTTGAACCGGGTATTTATTTGGAAGGAGAATTTGGTATTCGAATAGAAGATATGATTCTAATAAAAAATCGTGCCACAGTTTTAAACAAAACTAAAGCAAAGTTAAGCTTTTAATAAATTTTAGATGATTTATATTTAATAATTTTGAAATTTTTATAACTAAATAATCAGCAACCTATATATGGATATAGTTAAAAATAGTAAATCATTATAAAAGGTGGAAAAAATGGCAATTATACCCCCGGCATTATCACCAATTTCAAGAGGCCTTGACAACGTTATACCCGAGAGATATGTTGTTTTAATACAGGAAAATCTCATAAGATCAGGAATGTATGTTAAAGCATCAGATCTTTTGACGTTGATGCTACTCGGAGGTTTATTATTTGGTGTTCTTGGACTGATTCTTTTCATTGTGATCGGAATTAATCCAATCATTGGATTAGTTGTGGGTATTGTAACACCAACTGCCATAGTTTTCGGTTGGTTATTCTTTTCAATGGAACGTAGAGTTGATGCCATTGAACAAACTACACCTGATTTTTTAAGACAAATTGCCTCCTTATTAAGGGCTGGTGTTGGTATTGAAACAGCATTAGAGGACATATCAAAACAAGGCGCAGGACCGCTGACTGATGAGCTTAAAAGAGCAGTTATTGAAATAAAAATTGGTAGTACATTCGATGACGCCCTTCTTTCAATGGGGGAAAGATTAAAATCAAAAACCCTTGATCGAACATTTAGGATGATTCTTGAAGGTAAAAGAGTCGGAGGAAGCCTATCAGATGTTATTGAAACAGTTGCAGAGGATTTAAGGTCAGTACTGGCTTTGAAACGTGAACGAAAAGCAAATGTTATGATGTCGGTTATGTTCTTGATTATATCAGCTATAGTAGCAGCACCATTTGCACTTGGTATGATAATGATATATTCTAATTTCATTGAATCCCTTGGTAAACATAATCCATTACTTGATGCAGCAACCCTATCTGCAAGTGGATATATTATTATTCACTCTATAATAGCAGGTCTTTTAATTGGTATTGTACTTTATGGTAGTGCAAGGAAGGGTGTGAAATTTGCACTTGTCCTTGTTCCTGTCGCTTATGGTATTTTCTACGTAATAAAAACCTTTGGAATGTTGATCATAGGATTTTAATAAGAGTATTGGTGGGTGGAAATATGGATATTATAAATGAGGAAGCAGCACAAAGTTCAGCAGAACTAGTCTTGTTATTTGGGGGTATTATAGTAATTGCAATTGTGGCTGCTCTTTTCTATAAGAATTACTTGTCTGGTCTTGGAAATGGAATAACTAATACAGATCTCCAGAACGTAAACAACAAAATTAACGACCTCAGTAATAAATTCAGCTGATTTAAAATTATATAATTAAATTCACATTTTCAAATCAGTAAATTATTTTTTTTAACTTTTATTTAACCAAAAACCCAAACCATTTGTTTAAACACAAAATCATCATTTTAGGAGGGTCCATTATATGAAAATGGTAATTAATGGAAAATTAATCGATAAAGACGATAAAATTGATGTAATAAACCCTGCAAACAACCAAATGGTTGATACTGTCCCCTCAGGAAGTAGTGAAGATATCAAAAATGCATTAAAGGCTGCTAATGATGCAAAAAAAGATATTAAAGAAATGTCTTCACGTAAAGTATCCAGGATCCTGTACAATATCTACGAAGATGTGTTAAAAAATTCAAATAGTCTTGCTGAACTTATAACACTTGAAACTGGTAAACCAATAAAAGATTCAAAAGATGAAATTAAAAGATCTGTAGAAACTATTTTACTATCTGCAGAAGAATCTAAAAGAATATATGGCGAAACCGTGCCAATGGATGCTTGTATTGGCGGCAGAACAACTCTAGGATTTACAATAAAAGTACCACTAGGAGTCGTATCCGCAATAACACCATTTAACTACCCTGTAAACCTTGCAATTCACAAAATAGCCCCGGCAATCGCAGCAAAGAATACTGTTATTTTAAAACCTTCGATAAAAGCCCCATTAGCTGCTTTGAAGCTCGCCCAAATTATGGCTAGTCACCTTCCAGATGGTGTTTTAAATGCTGTAACAGGATACAGTAGAATTATTGGAAATGAAATGGTGTTGAGCCCACTGGTTGACAAAATATCATTTACAGGAAGTGTTGAAACAGGCATTTCAATTTCAAATAAGGCAGGAATGAAGAAGATTAATCTCGAATTAGGTGGAAACGACCCATTAATTATTTTGGAAGATGCAAATATTAATAAAGCAGTCACAGCAGCTGTGAGCGGATCATTTCTAAATGCAGGACAGGTATGTATAGCTGTTAAACGTATAATACTACATGAAAATGTAGCAGATGAATTCATAAATAAATTAGTTTCTGAAACCAGCAAATTGAATATGGGAAATCCAATTGAAATAAAAACAGATATAGGA
This window contains:
- a CDS encoding YcaO-related McrA-glycine thioamidation protein — protein: MLKEVPVKYFGCTHRAIAPEETIKNVESKLRVAGVTRVAEITHLDRVGIPVYSAIRPGAADGAVSIYAGKGATKPQAKASAMMESFERYSAELHDNCRQNFVCGVFEGSDERLDSYLHPGSLILPKVLFDPETVDLEWVTSTNLKDDSDVLIPANAVYHPYTPKNNIKLFQSNTNGLASGNRLEEAVFHGIMEVVERDAWSIFESKRVSKPEINCENTENPIIKDILAMFKNAGINVKLVDLTADVKITTIAAVSDDTVLKDPALLTLGVGTHLDPEVAAIRALTEVAQSRATQIHGTREDTIRAVFMRKAGYERMKRINSHWFGETETSVELNSIKNISGKSFGDDIETSKLLLNKCGFRDILYVDLTRKEIKIPVVRVLIPGMELYSVDVDRVGKRLLRS
- a CDS encoding metalloprotease is translated as MVSFTAREVRDIIISMLVIAVIFAYLINGRNINENLILLIPSLLVAVGLGFVLHELAHKFVAVRYGFYAEFKMWLEGLIFALFTAFILGFVFVAPGAVYIHGEYISREQNGKISIAGPLVNIALALLFLVLTPFVTKNPTDIMGFIFGTIVVYGFIINSILAAFNLIPLGIFDGAKVLRWNPIIWGITFVVAIILAVKAYFGIY
- a CDS encoding HIT family protein; its protein translation is MACEYCGKGGYGKLILEKPNWKIFLAPSQRYMGTCVIAIKRHCSNLSELKDVEWIEFSKIVKEMESVLYNIFKPTLFNWSCFKNAAFRVENPHPEVHWHLIPRYELETEFNGIKFEDPDFGYIPQPIIREIPEEVMEKMVNDIRTYLK
- a CDS encoding M24 family metallopeptidase, with translation MNTKLKQVIESMHKENIDSMIVLKPENIRYLTGFRPSSSSILILKDNPVLLASKIDREDASGRSLVNLEVYKEFKDVKNYLEGKIGIENSMNVETYKKLTGDFELETTDIVEISRAVKSKWEVENIEKALQIAEKSLLELEFSGTEVELAAQLEYNMRINDSERASFETIVASGSRSSLPHGSPTKNEVEYPILIDWGAVYNNYSSDTTRTIIETEKQEEIFNIVLEAQQTAIKSIKPGVKSSEIDNIAREVITEYGYGDAFIHSTGHGVGLEIHEKPSLSKNDEGILEKDMVVTVEPGIYLEGEFGIRIEDMILIKNRATVLNKTKAKLSF
- a CDS encoding type II secretion system F family protein; translated protein: MAIIPPALSPISRGLDNVIPERYVVLIQENLIRSGMYVKASDLLTLMLLGGLLFGVLGLILFIVIGINPIIGLVVGIVTPTAIVFGWLFFSMERRVDAIEQTTPDFLRQIASLLRAGVGIETALEDISKQGAGPLTDELKRAVIEIKIGSTFDDALLSMGERLKSKTLDRTFRMILEGKRVGGSLSDVIETVAEDLRSVLALKRERKANVMMSVMFLIISAIVAAPFALGMIMIYSNFIESLGKHNPLLDAATLSASGYIIIHSIIAGLLIGIVLYGSARKGVKFALVLVPVAYGIFYVIKTFGMLIIGF
- a CDS encoding class III signal peptide-containing protein; amino-acid sequence: MDIINEEAAQSSAELVLLFGGIIVIAIVAALFYKNYLSGLGNGITNTDLQNVNNKINDLSNKFS
- a CDS encoding lactaldehyde dehydrogenase, which translates into the protein MKMVINGKLIDKDDKIDVINPANNQMVDTVPSGSSEDIKNALKAANDAKKDIKEMSSRKVSRILYNIYEDVLKNSNSLAELITLETGKPIKDSKDEIKRSVETILLSAEESKRIYGETVPMDACIGGRTTLGFTIKVPLGVVSAITPFNYPVNLAIHKIAPAIAAKNTVILKPSIKAPLAALKLAQIMASHLPDGVLNAVTGYSRIIGNEMVLSPLVDKISFTGSVETGISISNKAGMKKINLELGGNDPLIILEDANINKAVTAAVSGSFLNAGQVCIAVKRIILHENVADEFINKLVSETSKLNMGNPIEIKTDIGPLIDEDAAIKVSTLVDDALNNGAELLLGGKRNGLFYSPTILDHVTSNMKIVRNETFGPIAPLIRVQSVDEAFEVANDSKYGLQAGVFTGSIENALKAARTIEAGSVIINRQPTFRTDNMPFGGFKMSGMGKEGVKYAVEDMTKTKLVIFG